ACCCCGCCGCCGCCTTCGCCGCCACCGCCACCGCCGCCACCCAGGCCGGGCAGAGCCACTGGGGTGACGAGGCCGCCCTTGCCGCCCGCGCCGCCGGCGATGCTCGCGCTGCTCGCTGAGCCATCGGCGCCCGTGATGACCATGCCGTATCCGCCTGCCCCGCCCCCGCCGCCGCCCTGCACGGGGGCGAAGGTGTCGGCGCCGTCGCCGCCCGCCAGCGGCGAGCCATTGAACCAGCTGTCCGCGACCAGGCCAGCTGCGCCACCCGCACCGCCAGGCGCCGCTCCGGCCCCATTGGCGCCTGCCGCGCCATTGCCAGTGCCTTGATTGACGCTGCCCCCCGCGCCGCCGCCGCCGACGGCGGCGCCCCCGGCCGCCTGGGCCGGGCCGGAGATCACACCGGCCAGCGCCAGCACGCACACCGCTCCCCGCGGTCCCGCATAGCGCGACGGCGCCTGCGCAAAAGCCGCCTGCAAGGCAATACTCAGCCGGCTGCGGATAAATCGATCGATTCGTTGCATATTGTTTTTGCCTGTTTATCTGTGTTCTTTTAATGGGCTTTTATGTGACCTGACACTGCGGGACCCTGTTTTCCCGGCGCAACTATCCTGCGCGCCGGCGCATTTTCCGAATTTCGGCTTGAGGTAGCAAGCCGAAATTGATCAGTATTCGATCCATATTCAATCCGGTGACGGGCGGGATAGAAGCGCACCGCGATTTGAATGGTTTATATTGCCCGAGGCTGCATGTACGCAGACATTTGATTTTCGATAGAGGATCTCGATGATGAGCACCGGCGTTCCCGGCCGCGCGGCGATCGCGCTGGCCCTTTGCGGTTTCGGGCTGATGCCCCTGGCATGGGCCGACGCCCCGACACCACCGGCACCCGATGCCGCCGCCAGCGATCCCGCCGGCCTTGGCTGGATGAAGGGCGCGCCACCGCCGCCTGAGCGCACGGTGCGCTTCGACGACGGCAGCTACTGGCGCTTCCCCGCCCTGCGCTGGAGCGTGTCGCACTTCCGCGAACTGATGCCCACCGTCAATGTCTCGCGCGGGCTTGGCGCGCCGGTGCCGCTGCCGCGCGCACTGCGCACCGATATCGACGCGCTGCAGTTCATGCCGATCGGCGCCACCCGGCCGATGACCTGGGCGCAATCCCTGGCGGCCAACTACACCGATGGCATCGTGGTGCTGCATCGCGGGCGCATTGTCTACGAGCGCTACCTCGGCGCGCTGAAGGACGACGGCCAGCATGCGGCCATGTCGGTCACCAAGTCGGTCATCGGCACGCTCGGCGCCATGCTGGTGGCAGAAGGCCGCCTGGATGCCAGCAAGCGCGTGGCGGACTACGTGCCGGAGCTGGCGCAATCGGCGTTCGGCAATGCCACGGTGCGCCAGGTGCTGGACATGACCACGGGGCTCAAATACAGCGAGGATTACGCCGATCCCGACGCCGAGGTCTGGATGCACGCCCAGGCGGGCAGCCCGCTGCCCAAGCCCAAGGACTACACCGGCCCACGCAATTACTACGAGTCGCTCCAGGCCATCCAGGCGCAAGGCGAGCATGGCGCGGCCTTTGGCTACAAGACGGTCAACACCGACGCGCTGGGCTGGATCATCGCGCGCGTGACCGGGCGCTCGGTGGCCGAGCTGCTGTCCGAGCGCATCTGGCGCCGGCTGGGCGCGGAGCAGGATGCGTACTTCACCGTCGACTCCATCGGCACGCCCTTTGCCGGCGGCGGCCTGAACACCGGCCTGCGCGACCTGGCGCGCTTTGGCGAGATGCTGCGCAACGACGGCAAGTTCAACGGGCAGCAGATCCTGCCCAAGACGGTGGTCGACGACATCCGCGGCGGCGGCGACAAGGCCGCGTTTGCCAAGGCCGACTACCCGCTGCTCAAGGGCGGCAGCTATCGCGACATGTGGTGGGTCACCCATAACGAGCATGCCGCCTACATGGCTCGCGGCGTGCATGGCCAGCGCATCTATATCGACCCGAAGGCCGAGATGGTGATCGTGCGCTACGCCTCCAACCCGGTCGCCGGCAATGCCGCCAACGACCCGACGACGATCCCGGCGTTTCACGCGCTGGCGAAGTACCTGCTGTCCCGGCCGCGCTGATCGCGGCGGGCTGGCTACTTCGTGCGCCGCGGCGCGCGCGCCGGCCGTTTCGCGCCGGCCGGCGGCGCGGCCAATTGCCCGGCCGCTGCCCGCAGGCATTCGACCAGCTGGATACTGCTGGGCGTAGGCCGCCCTTCGCGCAGCGTGATCACGCCCACTGGCGGCAGCTCCAGCGCTATGTCCATGGGCAGGATATGGAAGCGGCCTTCCCGCTCGAACTGCTGCCCCACCGACCTGGCCAGGAAGCCCACGGCATCTAGCTGGGAGACGAAGGTGGTGATGGCAAGGTAGGACGACGACTCGATCAGGTCGCTTGGTGGCTGCAGCCCAAAGCGGTAGAACTCCTGCTCGATCTTGACCCGTAGCGAGGCCCATGGCGGCGGCACCACGCAAGGCATGCCGGCCAGGTCCGCCCAGCCCGGTGCGCGCTTGCTTGCCAGCGCGTGGCCGCTGCGCACCACCGCCACCATCGGCTCGTTATAGAGCGGCTCGGTGATGAGGTCCGGGGCGGCGTAGCCGGGCTCCAGCCGCCCGACGATCAGATCCAGTTCGCTGATGCGCAGCTTGGGCAGCAGGTGGGGCAGGTCGCCCTCCTCCACCAGCACGGTGGCCTGGGCCGAGCGCTGCTTGAGCTGGCCTATGGCTTGCGCCAGCAACACCGGCAGGGCCGCACCCATCGATCCCACCCGGGTGCGCCCGGCGGCGCCGCTGGCCTCCGCGGCGATTTCATCGCGCGTGCGCTCGTATTGCGCCAGCACCGAACGGGCAAAACGCACCAGCGACGCGCCCGCCGGCGTGGGCTCGGTGCCGCGCGTGGAGCGCGTGAAGAGCGTCAGGCCCAGCGTCTTCTCCACCTCGGTGAGCATCTTGGAGACGGCTGGCTGGCTGACGGAGAGGAACTCGGCGGTGTGGCCGAGATGGCGAAACTCGTCCAGCGCCACCACCAGTTGCAGGTGGCGTAGCTTGATATTGGAGCGCAGGGCACGGTCGATCTGGGGCATGGTGCGATTCTACTTAACTTTAAGGTTATGAAGCCATTCCGATGATTGATTGGATTGTTATGAATGGCTTTGCCACAATCCGGCCTGACCGGTGGACATTGCCACCAGCCCATGACTCCAATAACGACACCCTGCGAGGACGACACATGACCGCATCCCACGGCATCAACCACGGGCGACGCCGCCTGCTCATCAGCGGCGCCGCTGCCGCCACGGCTGCGACGGCTGGTAGTGCCGGCCTGCTGCTGCCGGGCCTCGCACGTGCCGCCGACTATCCGGACCGGCCCATCACCTTCATCTGCCCGTGGCCCGTCGGCGGCACCGCCGACCAGTCCATGCGCGCGCTGTGCCAGGTGGCGTCCGGCGTACTCAAGCAATCCATCGTGGTGGAGAACCGCGCCGGCGCATCGGGCATGATCGGCACCAAGGCATTGGCCCGCGCCAAGCCGGACGGCTACACCATCGGCCAGGTGCCGATCTCGGTGACGCGCTTCTCGCAGCTAGGCATGCTGCAGATGGACCCGCGCAGCGAGCTGACCTACCTGGCGCGCACCTCAGGCCAGACCTTCGGCATCGCGGTGCCGGCGAACTCGCGCTTCAAGTCGCTCAAGGACGTCGTGGCCGAGGCCAAGGCGCATCCGGGCAAGCTCACCTATGCGCATGCCGGCATCGGCGGCGCCACCCACGTGGGCATGGAAGAATTCGCGCAGGCCGCCGGTGTGCGCTTCAATGCCATCGCCTACAAGGGCGGCGCGCAGGCCTTGCAGGACGTGCTCGCCGGGCAAGTGGACCTGCTGGCCGATTCCAGCTCGTGGGCGCCCCATGTGGAAGCCGGCAAGCTGCGCCTGCTGGCCACCTGGGGCGACCAGCGCACGCCGCGCTTCAAGGACACGCCGACGCTCAAGGAGCTGGGCTACAACGTGGTGGTGGAGGCGCCCAACGGCATCGGCGCGCCCGTCGGACTGGACCCGGCGGTGGAAAAGAAGCTGCGCGACGCCTTCCGCCAGGCTGTGGCCAGCAAGGAATTCCAGCAGGTCGCGGCCCGCATCGATGCGCCGGTGATGTACCTGGACGGCCCGGAATACAAGCGCTACATCAGCACGGTGTACGACCAGGAAACCCACCTGATCCAGCGCCTCAAGCTCAAAGAACTGCTGCAACAAGGCTGACCCAACGTGAACTCCGCCGCCCTCATCCGCCTGCATGCGAACGACAACGTCCTGATCGCCCGGGAC
The Cupriavidus basilensis DNA segment above includes these coding regions:
- a CDS encoding serine hydrolase domain-containing protein; this translates as MPLAWADAPTPPAPDAAASDPAGLGWMKGAPPPPERTVRFDDGSYWRFPALRWSVSHFRELMPTVNVSRGLGAPVPLPRALRTDIDALQFMPIGATRPMTWAQSLAANYTDGIVVLHRGRIVYERYLGALKDDGQHAAMSVTKSVIGTLGAMLVAEGRLDASKRVADYVPELAQSAFGNATVRQVLDMTTGLKYSEDYADPDAEVWMHAQAGSPLPKPKDYTGPRNYYESLQAIQAQGEHGAAFGYKTVNTDALGWIIARVTGRSVAELLSERIWRRLGAEQDAYFTVDSIGTPFAGGGLNTGLRDLARFGEMLRNDGKFNGQQILPKTVVDDIRGGGDKAAFAKADYPLLKGGSYRDMWWVTHNEHAAYMARGVHGQRIYIDPKAEMVIVRYASNPVAGNAANDPTTIPAFHALAKYLLSRPR
- a CDS encoding LysR substrate-binding domain-containing protein, whose amino-acid sequence is MPQIDRALRSNIKLRHLQLVVALDEFRHLGHTAEFLSVSQPAVSKMLTEVEKTLGLTLFTRSTRGTEPTPAGASLVRFARSVLAQYERTRDEIAAEASGAAGRTRVGSMGAALPVLLAQAIGQLKQRSAQATVLVEEGDLPHLLPKLRISELDLIVGRLEPGYAAPDLITEPLYNEPMVAVVRSGHALASKRAPGWADLAGMPCVVPPPWASLRVKIEQEFYRFGLQPPSDLIESSSYLAITTFVSQLDAVGFLARSVGQQFEREGRFHILPMDIALELPPVGVITLREGRPTPSSIQLVECLRAAAGQLAAPPAGAKRPARAPRRTK
- a CDS encoding tripartite tricarboxylate transporter substrate binding protein, with product MTASHGINHGRRRLLISGAAAATAATAGSAGLLLPGLARAADYPDRPITFICPWPVGGTADQSMRALCQVASGVLKQSIVVENRAGASGMIGTKALARAKPDGYTIGQVPISVTRFSQLGMLQMDPRSELTYLARTSGQTFGIAVPANSRFKSLKDVVAEAKAHPGKLTYAHAGIGGATHVGMEEFAQAAGVRFNAIAYKGGAQALQDVLAGQVDLLADSSSWAPHVEAGKLRLLATWGDQRTPRFKDTPTLKELGYNVVVEAPNGIGAPVGLDPAVEKKLRDAFRQAVASKEFQQVAARIDAPVMYLDGPEYKRYISTVYDQETHLIQRLKLKELLQQG